Below is a genomic region from Rhododendron vialii isolate Sample 1 chromosome 5a, ASM3025357v1.
TAATTTATTAGATTAAATATATTATTACAAAAtccaataaaattaattactttatcACAATTAAGCAATACTAATTTAGTTGActaataatttaattattttaataatttcaaaaacccaCCCACGGTTTTCAACCACCCAATTACACAGTTTTTTACAAAACtactcacctctctctctctctctacaaaccCATCCACCTCTACAAAAccacccacctctctctctctttctacaaACCCACCTCCCCTTGTTCCAGTCGAAGTCGACGAAGGCAACTTGAAGACGATGGATGGTCAGATCCACATCGTCGACGATCAAATTTCGAACGGCAACGGCGACGTTCggtagttctctctctctctctactataAATGAAAACTCcggccataatttttttttcctctctctattttccattttttccattcTCTGTGCATGTGTGAAAAGGTGATGAAGAGGGGGATTAGGAAGGGCAGAACTGGCAAGATTTCACCTGTATTGCCCCGGATTAGTTATGGCTACCTCCGGAGGTGGCCATAAATTAGTACCATGAGGGTTGTATTAACAAAAACGGGGAGAAACGAATACAAGAGCGAAAAATCATACCAAACGGTGGAGCAACTGTCCCATCAGAAACCAATACACCCAGATTTCACAATACACCCGATGGATAcagcatccaatcgggcccttatAGTCTAGGTGACACGTACTACGACGGCAAGGACAAAGAGTTTTCGACCAGAGGGAGCTAACTTCTAAGGAATCCCTAGTAGTTGCTCGGTTAGCCCTACACCACTTGTTTCTACATCTCTGAAGAGACCGTTTAAGGCCATGTttcaaaaatcttcttaaaaaataagcagcttatttcatattttaaattaaaaaataatataaataaaaaataattttttaattttttttgcatcatataaaagatctcgatgagatcttccaaacaagatccatattgcatatttttaaatttcaataagttcataatttttgagcttgaaattgccttcttaaaaaataagaatttttttaagttcTGGAACAggccttaggccccgttccggaacgataaataagtacttattttttaagaagtcaatttcaagctcaaaaatcacgtgcttacgcaaataatttttctatcactatggatcttgtttgatagatctcattgagatctttaatacgttgcaaaaaaatttgaaaaattatttttcatttatattatttttgagtttgaaaatgtgaaataagtatgagtattttttaagaaggtgttctggaacggggcctaagtataATTTTATTCTTAATAATCTACTTGAAggggtttttttgttgttttaaatAACCAATGCGTTTGTGGGCAAACTACTTTTGAGGGGGTTGGACCGTTTGGTTGACTGAAAAGCTACCATCACTTCTCTACAAATAGTGTGTTCTGCGAATTATTTAGAGAAAAGTGCTACCAACCTGATGAAGCATCCTTGTcctcgtttgataacagtgataaaTGGATGAAATTCATAAGGAGATGAAATTGAGATTGGGATTAATAATGAGTATATTTATTTGGGATATGATTAGATGATGTaattattaatatcatatttgtttgaaatatgattagatgattggattggattggattgataaaaaaatttggtaatgagaagggactggtaatgagaaggggttGGAATTGGATTATGAATACCAAGTTTCAAgaggtattgctaatacccctaAAGTCCGGCTTCCTTATCCCATCGGAATTCACAATCCGAAGCCATTTGTgttaccaaacaaagaatttaCAATCCAAAGGGATTGTCAGTCCAATCCCAAGGCCGAATCCGGTTAACAAACAGGGCCTTTAACCCTTACCGGCTTACCCTTTTCTTAACCCCCAATTTGAGTGAAGTTTGGGtggaaaattctttttgaatatGTCTTCTCCAATtctacactaattttttttatccaaatataatattttaaagGATTTTTATCTAAAATTTGAATTAAAATGGCACATTTGTAAATATTAAAGTGTGAAAAGAGGTGTTGAGAAAAATGGGTATGGTTTGAGTCTCCCTAAGTTTTAGTAAGAAAAAGGGTGAAACTCAAAATGGACGTAAAAATATGGGTATGACATTGGAGATGAACTTTTGATGCTTTTACtcaattttggatttggatagAACAAAAAGGGTAAGGATTAGAGATCTCTAAGTTCTTATCTGGCTTAAATAAGATTTTAACATCAATCTTAATAACTCAAACATAAATGAAAGGTAAATTAATCGGTTGACAAGTGCACCGGATctgatccggatccgataatgTCAATCTgaaatccgataatccgaatccggtaattcaaatacggattcggatcggatcggattaaatccgttatcaatccgaatccgaactttattttttttaatttaaaaaaaaaaacagtaaatttttaattttgaaaaaaaaatgtttaagaagttgtatttttatttttactttttattttaatttttttcggaaaatatttttttttgaaaaaaaaaaatatattttttgctaaaatttttgaagtaaaaaaagttttcggattcggattttcggatcggatccaaAGTTTTcagattcggatcggatccgaagTCTTcagattcggatccggattatcactatcggattcgagtcttatcgaaTCCGGATCGAATTCGGATCTATCGGATCCGGACCATTGACAGGCCTATTGCCAAGATAATTACGTTTTCTTGCTCCACTTCAAGCATCTATCTAGCGTCATGTAAATGTGCGTTTGACATTACGCATTTTGggccaagattgcaccaacttCTATAATGCTAAATCAGAGTTAAACTAAGcacacacaacacagagaaacacaaggatttacgtggttttccaataatcgggtacgtccacggaggGACAGTAGATTCTttatatttactggaggagtATTACaaaaaatcactcaaactcacacagtattgcctcacaatccACTCGTGTATCATTTTCTTCTCCCTGATTTATGATACAAAACTCTGAACCAAAGGTCTCCATTTATAGCCAGATGAGGCCCTGTTCATTTGCTACGAAAGTCTGCCttcatttaggctccgttccggaaatcttctttaaaaataagtacttattttgccactttttattcaaaaataagaagggccattccacaaaacccaaataaaaagtttcttccacattttcaaactcaaaaataatataaatgaaaaaaaaaatcaatttttttgcaccgtattaaagatctcaatgagatctatcaaacaagatccatagtggtagaaaaattatttgcgtaaacacatgatttttgagcttgaagtggtcttatacaaaaaataagactgttgctatgataatgggcgtcggcggagggaaatcgtactggcagccgcgctgggccgtctccggccaccggacggccaatccgagccgtccaaaaattctaaaaaaaaaaaaccgagggggcttgcgcgggaatcaacggcatccgaggtgtgtagggtgcttgatccgagcaccaaTTTTCTATGTATATATGattaagcaccctacacggaaaatgggtgctcggatcaagcaccctacacacttcggatgccgttgattcccgcgatggccttggttttttttttttagaatttttggacggtttggatcggtcgtttggtggccggagacggcccggcgccgccaccggtacgatttccctccccggccgaTCGGTACCTAtacaaattcttccaaaataagtatcaCCCTTCTAATTTTTCAGAACAAActttcttattacacaaaaaaataagttcttattttatttctggaacggagccttaatccAAAGGAGGCTGAAGGATATCAGAAGAAGATTTGGGAGGCTCCTTGTCTGCTGAGTAAATGCAAGCATGGGTTGGAGCACAAAAGTCAACAACTTCCACTAGGACaaatagcttttttttttgtacttcgaAGGATGGTTACCCGTCCACTTAGCGCCAAAACAGAACCCAGCTGAGAACAATCATAGAAGCGTTCTAAAGAGTCCAAATTCCATCAGCCCGTGGCTTCATATGTACATATTGAGAGCAAAGAAGGTAGCCAATAGAAACCATCAACCAAGTTCCCAACCGGAAATTGATACTCGTCGAGCCTCGATTGGAGCCGGTACAAGGCATAGGCTATTATGATCGGACTGCTTGTGGTCCTCCGTATTGGAGCTTGCTATCTACTTTGaatgcacaaaaaaaaagagcaaccAAGCATGCTTCGAAGGCTCAACGAATATCGAGTTCCGCTTGGGAACTTGGGTGCTTGTTTTTGATGAATGCCTTGTTTGGTCTGAACCTCTTTCTGAAGCCACGCTGTGAGGGATTTTGGACCCTCTATAACACTGCCGTGATAGTACTCATGGTGCATGGTGTTCAATACACAGTCGGGTTTTGTCTTGGTGCTACGAGGGCGACAAACTATCCTTTGGAAGGACCAAAAAACGCTTTTTGCGGTGGTGGAGGTAGGAGCAATCTTGGCCCAAGAAGCGTTATTATGATGCACCTTCGCATGACACCGGCCAGACGCTATGGAATCAGAATAAGATTGATGGAGGAGAGTGGCAACCCAATGATCATGGGAACATTAATATACCTTACATTTGTGTTTGATGAGATGTTCAGGCCCGATGCATAGATCATATTGATATCTATTGGCTTTGAGTTTTGAGTTAGTTTGCTTTTTAAACTAGCAGCGGCtccgtttggctaaataagttaactggcttatttttttttgttcttattcaaatttttttcgtatttgtcaattttttggaaattgttgcatcgtcatgataagaggaatctaaaaagtaaaaattactattgaaacctaatttttttgaataaagacaaaaataagtcaataagccaattttttcgtctttattccaaaaaaattgaatttcgatcataattttactttttagatttctctcgtcatgacgatgtaataatcctaaaaaaaattgacgaaaaactaacaaatacggaaaaaattagaataaggacaaaaaaaaaaaaacccgaacaGGACACTAGTATTTAACTTTCATTGCTTGGCTTGTAGATGCATGTCCGATTAGAACAACTTATTAAAAAGGGTGAAATCAGAGGAGTATCGATCACTCATTAGGCTAGACTATCAACACTCGTTTATTAACTAGACTCTATATACTTTCATCACAAACAACTGTCAAAGTCGATTTAGCTAGTGCATCAGCTATTTTTGTCAACGAAAACTGAGCCGCAGGCTCCAAGGACGATGGCTCACCCTCCGCGGGAAGGTAATGTTCattgttcaccctctttaaaggagggtaaacaaaattattctcgAGACGTTAAAAAATACATGTATACTCTCCATAATCAACCATGAGTACTTGGAAAAATTCTTATGGTTGACAATTATCTTCCCTCTTTAAAGAAAGGGTACGTGAGCCACGGTACTTGGAGCCTGCGTCTCAATTTTCATTGACAAAAGCAATAGCTTGTGCACTAGCTACATCGGTTTTGTTAGTTCTTTGAGAAGAAAGTATATAGCGTCTTGTTAATTAATAAACGAGTGTTGATAATCTAACCTAATGACTCGTAATCGAAACACCTCTGATTTCACCCTTAATAATAAGTTGTATTAATTGGACACATCTACAAGTACACGAGCGAAACAAATTTAGATGTGTATTTTGGTTCCATGGAATCCATGCTTACCAGCTATAAATTAACACAATTTTTGCATCTAAATTTTCTTCGATAAGCACACGAGAGAAACAAATTTAGATGTGTATTTTGGTTTCCTGGAATCCATACTTACCAGCTAAACAcaatttttctttctaaattttCTTCGATAATGTACTTATAGATGTCCGATTAAAATCATTTTTGGTGACAATAAGCATCTTGACGTGATCAAAATATGAAAGTGCGTCAAAAAGGGTGGACTGCACCCTTTCATCCTAGTTGGAACGCTAATTTAACAGCAAGAAAAGCCACATTAATtaagaagaaattttttggtcccgggtgggtatatcccacgtggtgcccgctcggcactgcCGACCCATCCGATGCACTTTTGGACAGCTAAGATtgaaactttctctctcctctcatccctcctctttctctctcctttttttctcttcaaatccgagccgtccaaaattgcATCGGACAGCTCGGATGTGCCAAGCgggccacgtggtacccactcggcactgaaaGATTTCTCCACATTAAGCCAtctcacaggaaaataaaaaattcggATATGAAACACTCCCACCTCCCGAATTTTCAATGCAACAGTTATTTATAACACCTCTCTCATGTAGTGTGGACCCTAACCCTCCCCCATTAAAATCCAAGCTAATGGAATCAGCCTATAGATTAGATTATGTTCACCCTTTTCACTTTATTTCAtattaccataaagattggctgatttgtattttatttacCGATAGGGATGCATGTGATGGCTACATCAGCACActattttttctgaaaaattcttCCCCCTCACATAAATGCGGAGCCCAATTTTCTGTTGGATAAGTTATATCATTAGGAAAATTCCAGAAGAATATAAATGACTAATTAAACACAAAATAATAATCAACGAAATCTAACAAATGAATATTAGCAGAGAAAGATAAGAATAGCCTGTGGGTCATATGGTCGACATGCCTAATAATATTAACAAAGATAATAATAACAAAGCTCTCGTGTTTCTGACTTGTGGGAAGGGAAAGAAGTTTGCTTGTTTATATAGAGGAATTACTCCTATAAGAAGGTAAGTTTGTTAGGGATTAACGACATGCCTAATAATATTATGGAGAAATACAAGGAGAGACTAAGTCTCATTGGTTACAATTACCCCATGCACGTTGATCTCCAACACTAATACCTGTTAGGATAGTACTCCTACTATTTTAAGGAGCACACCTAGAGAAGGGTGTTGGGTCAAATACCTAAAATAAGAGCTGAGctacaaaaaatataaactaaGAAGAAGGATTGCATTTATGAGTCCAATGGGTTTGGGAGCCTGCCATTAGGGGTATTGAGAAGGGTCTCTCCCACTTGGTTTTAATAATCCTCTCCTTGTCAATGCACAAATACGAAAATAGCTGTCAGCAATCTTATCTCCTTACCAATCATATCCCATGTGAAgggcaaaaaatgaaaatgtatactatcaatccaatcctatcccatttgaaacaaacataatattaataatctcattatCTAGTTCCATCttaaacaaacatactcatcacCAATCACATCTCCTTACCAATCTCATCCCcttaccaatcccttctcattactaATCCAAATCTTAATCACATCTCCGTGTGAATCCCGatcatctatcactgttatcaaacgggatCTTAGGCAACAGCAGAGGGGAAAATTCTACTTAAAGTGACGCGTTCGGGGCAATTTTCTAATTCTTGGTGGGGTTAAGGTGTACACaatataattcaaaaattatgggagTACCTGTTTTAAGTGAGTGGAGTCGCATGAACCCACTTGTCAAATTCTTCCTCTGCTCATATGCACCAAGTATCATTATCATCATCAGTAGGTGACAATAATCATATCCAACGTTGACCAAACAAATACTAATTAATGTATAAACGTataatattaaattaaaataacaacATTAATTTTCATGTGTATGGACCTCACAAACTTTGTTAGAGAGCGGAGCATTGCACATGGAACACGTGTATATGTGTCGTTGCATGGTAATTAGTCGGCTTCCAATCATTACATGCTtgcaaaattatttaaataCTTTATTGACGAATGAACATTATCCGTAATTGAAACTAAAGAATTCAGTGTTAGAACAACGGTGTCTGATAGTGTCGGGTGTTTTTAGCGGACCCACTAAATTGTAAGGTTTTTGTTAATATGTGCCCCTAAGGCATATGTTAACCATCATTTACTGAAACTAACTAACCCCACTAACACGGGGAATAGTGAAATCAGGAAATAGGCTAGCTGGAGTATTGGGCAAAGCGAAAAACTAGTTTTGGtgagaccaaaataccctttaCAAAACCTTCATGCTaccatttcatttttattcccTGCATTTTCTTAATTCGACTCCCCGGCGGGGTACACGAGAAACGAAAATGTTACACCATAGAGCAAGTAATTCTTCACATGctgtgtaccaaaaaaaaaaatcttcacatgctataacttattttttttacatcattATATTTATCTTCGCGGATAAGTatcaaaaaattcttaaaatgcTATAGCGGGTCTCCTTCATGCCCCACTCTCCCTCAACTTTTGGTcaggtattttttatttttgttattttttatttagatttttgtcttaattttttagattaatcattaGTCTCGAATATACAAataagaaaagtataaaaacataaattgaactttaaaaattttcatAAGGACGGCAAAGATATCAAAAATACCAGTTGTTTGGTATTTtccgtctttagtgaacttttttttttgcttttgatcatATTTTTAGACTGCTTTCGTTGAGATGAACAATTAATCCAATAAATATAATGTGAATCtaaccaaaaatttaaaaaagatagAACAAATTGCGCAAAACAAAGAATACCAAAATTTAGGGAGAACGGCTTCTGAATAGCCTgactttttctattttcctttGTCAAGTAAATTTGTTGAGATCAATGCATGCTTAGAATATTACTGAGGAAGAAATCATGGGTTGGTATGTTTAACATGTGAAGCTGGGGCATTTCCGTCCATTACATAAACAGTTGCCctctttaaaaatataattgattACTCAATTATTACGCTTAGATTTTCCATGGAAGTGGAATCGAATTCTGGAGGTATACTGTTTTCCTATCATGTGCCTTAGGAACACACATTAACAATACCCTAATTGTAATAATGAATCGGAGAAAGGTGGCTTCAAGCCATCATGCCACTTAATTCTAGGGGACACAAATGTATAGACACCTCAAACTAGGTCTTCCAAttggtttattttctttttggtttttaattctccgatgatgaaatggatcaagaacaccccgggaattaTAAGTGGTTGAGTTTTGAgcgttttgaaaccccaataaACTTTCCAGAACTCTACTGGCACGCGCTGGTTGAGAACCAACACACGTAGGTCAAAGTGTCAGGTGTTGGTCAAATGGTCCTGATTGACCATTAACCAGCACGTGATCATTTCGACCCATGTGTGCGCGTCCATGACCCGCACAATAATTAAAGTTGCAGCCAACTTTGCACTTTCCATTTCTAGAAGATTTCTATTTATGGAGGATTTTCATTAATGGAaggtttccattaatggaataaTTTCCATTTATGGAGGGTGTttgctctataaataccaccgTCACTCTTTCATCAAAagggttagaaaaaaaaaaaggtttcaagCATACAACCGTCCAACACACAACCATCTTTCACACCTCATTCAGTTTCAAATATCAAAACTCAAACATCCATTCAAACTCAGCCAAAGGTATAAACACCTGctgctttctgttctgatccctaaggggggctgACAGGGTCAAGACTGGTACTCAATACCAGTCATGGCCCTAAGGCTAGCAAGGTTCAAAAACCGTGTGAACAAGGGACATGCGCACGTCAGTCCTTAGCTCGTGCACGTTGCTATGTAGTTGCGCGCACAGATTTGCGCGGGGACAGGGACCTTattcttttatgttgttttctttttagattatCACTGCGAGCTTgtaaaaccagtttactgctttcttaCGTTAAAACTGCTAGCTTGTATTTCAATACTTATTTCTGTTCTGTTGGAACACCAACTGGGGTATATCTGGACATGTCCCAGAGCCCCAGTCATGTGAGAACAAGTACTGGAAATAGCTTGGATGGATGGGCGCGCAAGTTCCTAACCCGTGCGCGCAGGTGTTCTTGTTACAATGGCTTTCCATTGCGTTGCTCTTGCATGGGTGACTTGGCCTTAGGCCACTGTTTTGCCCCCGCACTATTTATGGGGATGTTTTGTTCATTTGTTaggcttttcagcctttaaactgtgtAGTGTAATagtataaactgcttggtttggtCTTGGgcgtgcactggtccttccagagcccagagaagaataaaaaagagGCTGTGAGAAAAGCAAAATCCCACGAGCGTGTTTGATATTGGCGCGCGTAGGTTGGAACTGCATGCAGTGGCTTTGGTCAGTGCAGGCAAGTTTCTTCTTGCGCATGTCAAGTTTGGAACAGTGCACTGGGTTTGCTCTTCTGAACAGAACCTGGTTAATTTTACCCTATTTGCTGCTTTcacatccatgctatctatcacatcctataaacatgttacagctttaattcTCATTAAACCGTTCTCCGCCtttaaatggctaaagaattgattaatcaaacagaatcacaaatattttcgcaaatgctcaagtaaagaccgatctccagattgggcgagagggatgccttaaaatccttcccctctcgtaacctagctcccgaacccatATATGGTTATGATAGACCGGtgctttcacattttcaaatcaaacagcgcagcaagcgtttcaagttcgattccttgggtgtcagaccttcaaactCAAGtgacgactctgaattgagcgctcgtttGAAAAAGTGCTCCTCAATCTGCCTTTTGTTCTTAAGGGCATGTCGCCCACAACATGCTactacaaaaaataacaaaaaaatttatccttttaTCCCGTGCATCAAACGGagacaacaaaattaaaaatgcgTAATTTATTTACCTTCCTTATATGATACTGTAAAACCGTTTACCGGTAAATTATTATAGTTTTGGTTCCACTCCCTCATATACAAGACATAAAAAGTTAAATGGTTGCCATGATAATTAGGTTGCCTTGCTCTACCTTAATCTAAATACTGTGCCGCATTAGCATCAGGTGTCATGTAaaagtacataaaaaaaaaaattaacgcgTCTTGGGTCACACCAACTTTTCCACCTCTAGAAATAGCCTTCTTTGTCCTTCTATAAAAGATGGCTAGCCACCCAACCCTATGTCGAAGAAAATGAGGGGTAAAATTTGTAGCCGGTATACGGCTATTATGATAGGACTGCTTGTGTTCCCCCACATTGGAGCTATCTCTTTCGAAAGCCTCAGAAGCACACTTGCAGACCATGTGATTATTAAACACATTCTAGCTAGTAGGACAGTTTGATTTACTCCCAGAGATTAATTAGACTTGAATTTCCACTTCTTTGTGTCTTTTATTAGTTTTACTTGGTCTAATCCGTGGTAATTAACCATCTTTAATTTTATAACAACATTACCTATTAATGCTTGCTTAATTTAGTCATAAATGAAAGCTGGGTGTTTCATGCTTGATACTTGGTACTTACTATATGATTTCCTTTTGGTTTACGACATGATGTAGACCCCACAAGAAGTGTAGCAAGTTAGCTACCGCTATACGTTAGCTAGCGGCACTTTCAAACATACAGGACTCTAAAAAAATAGAGACGGCCAGTAGAGATGatggaaaaaataatactactccAATAACGAGTTTGGTGTGATGAGTACATTTGTTTTTAACTACTAATTTCATCGCAATATTTTTATACAATATATATGTCACGAAAGTTTTGATAGTTAATATATTTAGCAGAATATATGACGGCTAGCAGAATATATAACGTCGTTATCAGTCTTTCTTCAATTTTccagagagaaatgagagagggagagagagagagagattgtctAAAAGTCctctatttttaatttcttagcCCTCTAATCTTCACATCATTGTCAATCACTCGTACTAAATATGCAATTTTCTCTTCAATACTCAACACAAACCATTGACTTCTTCTTAAAACtcacatttttccatttttcccccaccccccccaaaaaaaaaaaactactaaactgATCATATGCCAACCCATCtctccccaccaccacctccgccgccGCCACAATACAACATGCCCGTGTTTTACTACGGCCTGCTGGTAGTCGGAACCACCGGAATCATCCTCGCCCTCTACAACCTTATCATCATAAGGTTGTGCACTGGGCagcaccaccacctccaccgccaGTCCCGGCCCGGTCCGCCGCGTCCGGCTAACCGGACTCCGGTACCAGGCTCGAGCCGGAGCTTTGATAATCAGAACACACGCCTGATGTCGAGTTTCAAGTACAAGAAAGGCGAAGGAGCACTGAATGGTCGTCAGGATCAACAGGATTATGAGTTGGAATGCCCTGTTTGCTTGTCTGTTGTTGAAGAAGGGGAAGAAGTGAGGCAATTGCCAAGGTGCAAGCACTCTTTCCATGCCCCTTGTATTGATATGTGGCTCTACTCTCACTTTGACTGCCCGGTTTGTCGGGCTCCGGTGGAACCGCCGGTTCTCCGGCTGCATACGGCCGTGATGGATCATCCATCAGAGAATTCCAGAGAAGGGATGATAGATGCAGGCAACTTAGTTTAGTCtagttgttttcttctttttcaacgATTTATTTCTGTCTATATAAAGTTGTAATCATGTGCATTATCTGTAGTTTTGTGAACAGAAAAATCTGAGGGGACAGATTCCAATAGTCCAATGCAAAATGTTGGGTGGGCTTcttcgttttggtatttggattttggattttgattgggaagagatagagagagaaataagagcaacaattgagagaaattttattgaaaatcgtgcACAGTGAGagaattcaaaatcccaaatcCTAAACCGAACAAGCTCGCAACTTTCTGGGTCAATCATGTTACCCTACTGAATTGATGAGGAAGA
It encodes:
- the LOC131325358 gene encoding E3 ubiquitin-protein ligase RING1-like, which translates into the protein MPTHLSPPPPPPPPQYNMPVFYYGLLVVGTTGIILALYNLIIIRLCTGQHHHLHRQSRPGPPRPANRTPVPGSSRSFDNQNTRLMSSFKYKKGEGALNGRQDQQDYELECPVCLSVVEEGEEVRQLPRCKHSFHAPCIDMWLYSHFDCPVCRAPVEPPVLRLHTAVMDHPSENSREGMIDAGNLV